In Candidatus Vesicomyosocius okutanii, one DNA window encodes the following:
- the lptB gene encoding LPS export ABC transporter ATP-binding protein — MTSNALIIQNISKSYSGRNVVNDVSFFVKSGEVVGLLGPNGAGKTTCFYITCGLVKSNSGKVYLNNKRIDHLPMHKRADLGLSYLPQEPSIFRNLSVENNIMAVLQLNSNFDKIQRVNRLEKLLREFSIEHIRHINGVSLSGGERRRVESARALAMNPKFILLDEPFSGVDPISVVDIQKIIFYLKDQDIGILITDHNYREMLDTCNNSYVLHNGVIIAKGSKEQILYNERVREVYLGRV; from the coding sequence ATGACTAGTAACGCCTTAATCATACAAAATATTAGCAAATCTTATTCAGGTAGGAATGTAGTTAATGATGTGTCATTTTTTGTGAAAAGTGGTGAAGTGGTTGGATTGTTAGGTCCAAATGGCGCAGGAAAAACTACTTGTTTTTATATTACTTGTGGTTTGGTTAAGTCAAATTCAGGAAAGGTATACTTAAACAATAAGAGAATTGATCATTTACCAATGCACAAACGTGCTGATTTAGGGCTTAGTTATTTACCTCAAGAGCCTTCTATTTTCCGTAATCTTTCTGTGGAAAACAATATTATGGCGGTGTTACAACTAAACTCTAATTTTGATAAAATACAGAGAGTAAACAGATTGGAGAAATTATTAAGAGAGTTTAGTATTGAACATATTCGCCATATTAACGGTGTTAGTTTATCTGGTGGTGAAAGGAGAAGAGTAGAAAGTGCTAGGGCACTAGCAATGAATCCAAAATTTATATTACTTGATGAGCCATTTTCAGGTGTCGACCCAATTTCTGTAGTAGATATTCAAAAAATTATTTTCTATTTGAAAGATCAAGATATTGGCATACTAATTACGGATCATAATTATCGTGAAATGCTAGATACTTGCAATAACTCCTATGTATTACATAATGGGGTTATTATTGCAAAGGGTAGTAAAGAACAAATTCTTTACAATGAAAGGGTTCGTGAAGTTTATTTAGGAAGGGTATGA
- the pmbA gene encoding metalloprotease PmbA: MSFSLENTAQFAIDFLKKYDITDYEIFLSSSSGVSTAVRLGKIETLEHHLDKMFDINVYMGNKKGHASSVDLNKQGIAKTIESACLIAKYTQEDLFNGLAPKELMAFNPPDLDLYYPWDLDPSHSVDLAKRCETAALEQKYIDSSDGAELSSFQGKDLYINSHGMMAAQQGAKHSLHCSIIAKQDRDMQTAYEYTVALDNFDLESPEVVGKKAANLAVNKLASRSLESRKCPVIFTSRLSGGLFSQLMGALNGARQYKKSTFLLDSVDQLVMPSSISLLEKPLVKKTIGSKAFDQDGVLKKQQYFVKNGQVQSYIMGQYSANQLGLKTTANAGGVNNVMIEHKFEGGLDEVIKNMHQGLVVTELMGQGVNDTTGDYSRGALGFWVDNGKIQYPVSGITIAGNLKEMLLGIEHIGSDIDYRNNIKVGSVLIQQMTIAGEV; the protein is encoded by the coding sequence ATGTCATTTTCACTAGAAAATACTGCACAATTTGCTATTGATTTTTTAAAAAAGTATGATATTACTGATTATGAAATTTTTTTAAGTTCAAGCTCTGGCGTTTCCACTGCTGTTCGATTAGGTAAAATTGAAACTTTAGAACATCATTTAGATAAAATGTTTGATATTAATGTTTATATGGGTAACAAAAAAGGACATGCATCTAGTGTGGATTTAAATAAGCAGGGTATTGCTAAAACTATAGAATCTGCTTGTCTAATTGCTAAATATACACAAGAAGATCTATTTAATGGTTTGGCACCAAAAGAATTAATGGCGTTTAATCCTCCTGATTTAGATTTGTATTATCCGTGGGATTTAGATCCGAGCCATAGTGTTGACTTAGCTAAACGTTGTGAAACAGCGGCGTTAGAACAAAAATATATTGATAGTTCAGATGGTGCTGAATTATCAAGTTTTCAAGGCAAGGATTTATATATTAATTCACATGGAATGATGGCGGCGCAACAAGGTGCTAAGCATTCATTGCATTGCTCTATTATTGCTAAACAAGATAGAGATATGCAAACGGCTTATGAATATACAGTAGCATTGGATAATTTTGATTTAGAGTCGCCAGAAGTAGTAGGTAAAAAGGCAGCAAATTTAGCTGTTAATAAGCTTGCTTCAAGGTCTCTAGAATCAAGAAAATGCCCAGTTATTTTTACATCGCGTTTATCTGGTGGATTGTTTTCACAATTAATGGGTGCATTAAATGGTGCTCGACAATATAAAAAATCAACGTTTTTATTGGATAGTGTTGACCAGCTAGTAATGCCTAGTAGTATTAGTTTATTAGAAAAACCATTGGTTAAGAAAACTATTGGTTCTAAAGCATTTGACCAAGATGGCGTGCTAAAAAAACAACAATATTTTGTTAAGAATGGTCAGGTTCAAAGTTATATTATGGGACAATATTCAGCTAATCAGTTAGGCCTTAAAACTACAGCAAATGCAGGTGGTGTGAATAATGTTATGATTGAACATAAATTTGAAGGTGGTCTTGATGAGGTAATTAAAAATATGCACCAAGGTTTAGTTGTAACTGAATTGATGGGTCAAGGTGTAAATGACACAACGGGTGATTATTCTCGTGGTGCTTTGGGTTTTTGGGTGGATAATGGTAAAATTCAATATCCAGTATCAGGTATTACAATTGCTGGTAATCTTAAAGAAATGCTATTAGGTATTGAGCATATTGGTTCGGATATCGACTATCGTAATAATATTAAAGTTGGTTCTGTTTTAATACAGCAGATGACTATTGCAGGAGAAGTGTAA
- the hisA gene encoding 1-(5-phosphoribosyl)-5-[(5-phosphoribosylamino)methylideneamino]imidazole-4-carboxamide isomerase: MIVIPAIDLKDGQCVRLRQGLMEDTTVFSSNPIEMATQWVEQGARRLHLVDLNGAFEGRPVNSTSITEIVSAFPDLPVQIGGGIRNIKIANTYIEAGVSYLIIGTMAVTDSEFVSELCREFPNKVIVGLDANNGFVATKGWVQKTNLNVVDLSKKFEQDGINSIIYTDIARDGMMQGMNVEAIVNLAKQISIPIIASGGITNIGDIIRLLTEVHFGIMGVITGRAIYEGTLDFKQAQQLCDEN; the protein is encoded by the coding sequence ATGATTGTTATTCCAGCAATAGATTTAAAAGATGGACAATGTGTTCGTTTAAGGCAAGGTTTAATGGAGGATACGACGGTATTTTCTAGTAATCCTATTGAAATGGCAACGCAGTGGGTAGAGCAAGGTGCACGCAGGTTGCATTTAGTGGATCTTAACGGTGCATTTGAAGGAAGGCCTGTTAATTCAACTAGTATCACTGAGATTGTATCGGCATTTCCTGATTTGCCAGTTCAGATTGGGGGTGGTATTCGCAATATTAAAATTGCTAATACTTATATTGAAGCAGGAGTTAGTTATTTGATTATTGGTACAATGGCAGTAACAGACTCTGAGTTTGTATCTGAATTATGTCGTGAATTCCCTAATAAGGTGATTGTAGGTTTAGATGCAAATAATGGTTTTGTAGCGACAAAAGGTTGGGTGCAAAAAACGAACTTGAATGTGGTGGATTTATCTAAAAAATTTGAACAAGATGGTATTAATTCCATTATTTATACAGATATTGCACGTGATGGAATGATGCAGGGAATGAATGTTGAGGCAATAGTTAATCTTGCTAAGCAAATTTCAATTCCTATTATTGCCTCAGGAGGAATTACTAATATAGGAGATATTATTAGATTATTAACTGAGGTACATTTTGGTATTATGGGGGTGATTACTGGGCGTGCAATTTATGAAGGTACACTTGATTTTAAACAAGCACAACAACTTTGTGATGAAAATTGA
- a CDS encoding 5-formyltetrahydrofolate cyclo-ligase, with translation MKKVIIIIMKALRLTLRQKRHTINHNNRKKFAQFLLFQTQKLTTFKREEKIAIYLPNDGEIDTKYIANFLKRQNFSIYLPKLIGKKLKFAKVNKFFKKNIFGIKEPIYTKILNTKQMNIIFVPLVGFDKNKNRIGMGSGFYDHTLAFKKYQQNYKNPKLYGLAFDCQKVDKLNTKPWDVPLDAIITPTKIYNK, from the coding sequence ATGAAAAAAGTTATAATTATTATTATGAAAGCATTAAGACTAACACTCAGACAAAAAAGACACACTATTAATCACAACAATCGAAAAAAATTTGCCCAATTCTTATTATTTCAAACACAAAAATTAACCACTTTTAAACGTGAAGAAAAAATTGCTATTTATCTGCCAAATGATGGTGAAATTGACACTAAATATATTGCTAACTTCTTAAAAAGACAAAATTTTAGTATATATTTACCAAAACTAATTGGTAAAAAACTTAAATTTGCAAAAGTTAATAAGTTTTTCAAAAAGAATATATTTGGCATTAAAGAGCCTATTTACACTAAAATCTTAAACACCAAACAAATGAATATTATCTTCGTGCCACTAGTTGGTTTTGATAAAAATAAGAACCGAATTGGCATGGGTAGTGGTTTTTATGACCACACACTTGCTTTCAAAAAATACCAACAAAATTATAAAAATCCAAAACTTTATGGTTTAGCATTTGATTGCCAAAAAGTAGATAAGCTTAACACAAAACCTTGGGATGTACCACTTGACGCAATCATAACACCAACAAAAATTTACAATAAATAA
- a CDS encoding biotin--[acetyl-CoA-carboxylase] ligase encodes MNTYNYTNLSSYLSDDIQCFVFDSISSTNDYLAQLAFCMKTQVCVTSEQTCGKGQYNRKWLSQKDASIILSIRRVFLSRILLSGLSLVVGLALVDVLEKYGIFDLKLKWPNDLYFKDKKLAGILIENSLQGDYHSVIIGLGLNVDFNEDFQCETPWIDLKKIILIPIDKLHLSKNLINKILEYLDIFESSGFDKFYNEWSKIDYLLGKQVKHTNKMQLFSGTCLGINHEGVLLVETQCGIKLVYSSEFLHLY; translated from the coding sequence TTGAATACTTATAATTATACAAATCTATCAAGTTATTTAAGTGATGATATTCAATGTTTTGTTTTTGATTCAATATCTAGCACCAACGATTATTTAGCCCAGTTAGCTTTTTGTATGAAAACGCAAGTTTGTGTTACTTCTGAACAAACTTGTGGAAAGGGCCAATATAATAGGAAATGGTTGAGTCAGAAAGATGCAAGCATTATTTTATCAATACGTCGTGTTTTTCTTAGTAGAATTTTATTGAGCGGATTAAGTTTGGTGGTTGGTCTTGCATTAGTTGATGTATTAGAAAAATATGGTATTTTTGATTTGAAACTCAAATGGCCAAATGATCTTTATTTTAAGGATAAGAAATTAGCAGGTATTTTGATTGAGAATTCACTTCAAGGTGACTATCATTCAGTCATTATTGGTTTAGGACTAAATGTTGATTTTAATGAAGATTTTCAGTGTGAAACGCCTTGGATAGATTTAAAAAAAATAATTTTAATACCGATTGATAAGCTACATTTAAGTAAAAATTTAATTAATAAGATATTAGAATATCTAGATATTTTTGAATCAAGTGGTTTTGATAAGTTTTATAACGAGTGGTCTAAAATAGATTATTTATTAGGTAAGCAGGTTAAGCATACAAATAAAATGCAGTTGTTTAGTGGTACTTGTCTTGGTATCAATCACGAAGGAGTCTTGTTAGTTGAAACTCAATGTGGCATTAAACTGGTTTATTCATCTGAATTTTTACATCTTTATTAA
- the truA gene encoding tRNA pseudouridine(38-40) synthase TruA yields the protein MKLALGVEYLGTHFHGWQCQKSNIRTVQQVIEQALSSVANQPVRVFCSGRTDTGVHATCQVIHFETNIKRKNKAWLFGGNVHLPSDVNFTWVKPVDDNFHARFSVITRQYNYKIHNTKIRSSIIATHSLWEPRKLDIVAMNKAGQYLTGKHNFSAFRGSLCQAKSPIKNIEFIKLTKHDDNILLDIKANAFLHHMVRNIVGTLLKVGKGEKPIEWVREVLNSKQRKQAGPTAPPQGLYFIRAFYKNI from the coding sequence ATGAAACTAGCATTAGGAGTTGAATACTTAGGCACACATTTCCACGGCTGGCAGTGTCAAAAATCGAACATTCGAACTGTACAACAAGTAATAGAACAAGCTTTATCAAGCGTTGCCAATCAACCTGTAAGAGTATTTTGTTCCGGTAGAACCGATACTGGCGTACACGCCACCTGCCAGGTTATTCATTTTGAAACTAACATCAAGCGTAAAAATAAGGCTTGGCTATTTGGTGGCAATGTTCACCTGCCAAGTGATGTTAACTTCACTTGGGTAAAACCCGTTGATGATAATTTCCACGCACGATTTAGTGTTATCACTAGACAATATAATTATAAAATACATAACACAAAAATCCGTTCTTCTATCATAGCAACTCATTCATTATGGGAACCAAGAAAATTGGATATAGTAGCAATGAATAAAGCCGGCCAATACTTAACTGGAAAACATAACTTTTCAGCCTTTAGAGGAAGTTTATGCCAAGCAAAATCCCCCATTAAAAACATTGAGTTTATAAAACTAACCAAGCATGATGATAATATTTTATTAGACATAAAAGCCAACGCTTTTTTACACCATATGGTACGCAATATTGTTGGCACACTGCTCAAAGTAGGTAAAGGAGAAAAACCCATTGAATGGGTGAGAGAGGTTTTGAATAGCAAACAAAGAAAACAAGCAGGCCCTACCGCACCACCACAAGGACTTTACTTTATTAGAGCTTTTTATAAAAATATTTAA
- a CDS encoding FAD-dependent monooxygenase, with protein MSSENNLQYDIVIIGGGMVGQAFALSMINKGLKIVIIEPNYFNPKLQDKYHTRVSAITSKSETLLRNIGVWRLIKRKYAFTDIHIWDQNSHGSLDFHSQDEDINQLGYIIENDAIQSAMYTILEKTRVEFICTELTAINRIDNGYQVDLNSNHKIKCGLLVGADGAKSNVRELAGIEFSENNYQQRAIVCNIESLQSFQNTIWQRFLSDSIIALLPLSDKQASIVWSAENNLADELIQLSVKQFADRLSKSVEYKFSRFKVVSDIKSFTLIERSAQDYIKRNLVLIGDAAHNIHPLGGQGVNLGFSDVIELSQQIQANHKSLDDYLVLKKYARSRRLNNELMAKTMTGLNWIYKENNEPLRWLRGFGMNLINESKTLKSYFQKQASGNKLFNI; from the coding sequence ATGAGTTCTGAAAACAATTTACAATATGATATTGTTATTATTGGTGGTGGCATGGTGGGACAGGCATTTGCCTTATCTATGATTAATAAAGGTTTGAAGATTGTTATTATTGAGCCTAACTATTTTAATCCAAAATTGCAGGATAAGTACCATACACGTGTTAGTGCAATTACATCTAAATCAGAGACGTTATTAAGAAATATTGGTGTTTGGAGGTTAATTAAGCGTAAATATGCGTTTACTGATATTCATATTTGGGATCAGAATTCTCATGGTAGTTTAGATTTTCATAGTCAAGATGAAGATATTAACCAATTAGGTTATATTATTGAAAATGATGCCATACAATCTGCAATGTATACGATATTAGAGAAAACTCGTGTTGAGTTTATTTGTACAGAACTCACTGCTATCAATAGAATTGATAATGGTTATCAGGTTGATTTGAATAGTAATCATAAAATCAAATGTGGTTTATTGGTTGGTGCAGATGGGGCTAAATCAAATGTTAGAGAATTAGCAGGTATTGAATTTAGTGAAAATAATTACCAGCAAAGAGCTATTGTTTGTAATATTGAATCCTTACAAAGTTTTCAGAATACAATTTGGCAACGTTTCTTATCAGACAGTATTATTGCTTTACTTCCTTTAAGTGATAAACAAGCATCCATTGTTTGGTCAGCAGAAAATAATTTAGCTGACGAGCTTATACAACTTTCAGTTAAGCAGTTTGCCGATAGACTTTCTAAAAGTGTTGAATATAAATTTAGTCGATTTAAAGTTGTTAGTGATATTAAATCCTTTACGCTCATTGAGCGTAGTGCACAAGATTATATAAAACGTAATTTAGTATTAATTGGTGATGCTGCGCATAATATTCATCCTCTTGGAGGTCAAGGAGTTAATTTAGGTTTTTCTGATGTTATCGAATTATCACAACAAATACAAGCTAATCATAAATCTTTAGATGATTATTTAGTATTAAAAAAATATGCTAGATCCAGAAGATTAAACAATGAACTTATGGCAAAAACTATGACTGGGCTCAATTGGATTTATAAAGAGAATAACGAACCACTTAGATGGTTGCGTGGTTTTGGTATGAATTTAATTAATGAAAGTAAGACTTTAAAATCTTACTTTCAAAAACAAGCTTCAGGAAATAAACTATTTAATATTTAG
- a CDS encoding RnfH family protein has protein sequence MKIEVVYALRDKQTLLELEISEGTTLQQAIKMSSILSIYPEIDLIKQKTGIFGKIVKLDTVLREKDRIEIYRSLIADPKVVRKERAAQGKMMRSGKKT, from the coding sequence ATGAAAATTGAGGTTGTGTATGCCTTAAGAGATAAGCAGACTTTGCTTGAATTAGAAATAAGTGAAGGAACAACTTTACAGCAAGCAATTAAGATGTCCAGTATATTGAGCATATACCCAGAGATTGACCTTATTAAACAAAAAACTGGTATTTTTGGTAAAATTGTTAAGCTTGACACGGTTCTTAGGGAAAAAGATAGGATTGAAATTTATCGTTCACTAATTGCTGACCCTAAGGTTGTACGTAAGGAGAGAGCTGCACAAGGAAAAATGATGCGTAGTGGTAAAAAAACTTGA
- the tsaD gene encoding tRNA (adenosine(37)-N6)-threonylcarbamoyltransferase complex transferase subunit TsaD, whose amino-acid sequence MAKLDFITLGIESSCDETGVGLYHSELGLIGHKLFSSVEIHSEYGGVVPELASRDHIQRVLPLIKTVLTNAKFTLQDLSGIAYTAGPGLAGALLVGSALAKSLAWSLGVPSLAVHHMEGHLLAPLLEESQPKFPFVALLVSGGHTMLIDVKAIGQYKILGKSLDDAVGEAFDKTAKILGLGYPGGPALEMLAKQGDTNTFKFPLPMVNRPGLDFSFSGLKTFARNTFTKHPNKKSDIAKAFEVATTQILMIKCRRALEKTGRITLVVAGGVSANLSLRSELNQMGRKVGVNIFYPRQEFCTDNGAMIALAGHFRLSDGQCDTNYEINIKPRWNIEELSQIK is encoded by the coding sequence GTGGCTAAACTTGACTTTATTACGCTAGGTATAGAAAGTTCTTGTGATGAGACAGGTGTTGGATTGTATCATTCTGAGCTTGGTCTTATTGGTCATAAGTTATTTTCATCTGTTGAAATCCATAGCGAATACGGTGGCGTGGTTCCTGAGTTGGCATCGCGTGATCATATTCAAAGAGTGTTACCTTTAATTAAAACAGTTTTAACAAATGCAAAATTTACCTTGCAAGATTTAAGTGGCATTGCTTATACAGCTGGACCAGGCTTGGCAGGTGCGCTTTTGGTAGGAAGTGCGTTGGCTAAATCTTTGGCTTGGAGTTTGGGCGTTCCGTCTTTAGCTGTGCATCATATGGAAGGACATTTACTAGCGCCTTTGCTAGAAGAATCTCAGCCTAAATTCCCTTTTGTAGCTTTGTTAGTTTCAGGTGGTCACACTATGTTAATTGATGTTAAGGCCATTGGCCAATATAAAATTTTAGGTAAGTCTTTAGATGATGCAGTAGGCGAGGCGTTTGATAAAACAGCAAAAATTTTAGGCTTAGGTTATCCTGGTGGCCCTGCTTTAGAAATGCTTGCTAAACAAGGTGATACTAATACTTTTAAGTTTCCACTTCCTATGGTTAACCGTCCTGGGCTTGATTTTAGTTTTAGTGGTTTAAAAACGTTTGCACGTAATACCTTTACTAAACATCCTAATAAAAAATCAGATATTGCTAAAGCTTTTGAAGTTGCTACTACGCAAATACTTATGATTAAGTGTAGAAGGGCATTAGAGAAGACTGGAAGAATAACACTTGTGGTTGCAGGTGGTGTTAGTGCAAATTTATCTTTGCGTAGTGAACTTAACCAAATGGGTAGAAAAGTGGGTGTAAATATCTTTTATCCAAGGCAAGAGTTTTGTACTGACAATGGTGCTATGATAGCTTTAGCTGGGCATTTTCGCTTAAGCGATGGACAGTGCGATACCAATTATGAAATTAACATTAAGCCTAGATGGAATATAGAAGAATTGAGTCAAATTAAATAA
- a CDS encoding sulfite exporter TauE/SafE family protein has translation MSILISVFIMGLLGGVHCLGMCGGIVGMLSAGLDPKVRSNPKKIALFHLNYNLGRILSYILLGAIFGLFGMLLTQVLQMSVFDKVLRIFSGMLMVMVGLYIGNWSFNIQILEKFGAKFWVKLQPLTQQFLPIKNLRSAFFIGLLWGGIPCGLVYGALSFSILSGSMFEGSLIMLSFGLGTLPSLLLMSVLSTQMSFLIQKLWIRRLSGLLIIILGIMALWMPIQSMIFYDYI, from the coding sequence ATGAGTATTCTTATTAGTGTGTTTATAATGGGGCTATTAGGTGGGGTGCACTGCCTAGGAATGTGTGGTGGTATAGTGGGTATGCTTAGTGCCGGACTTGACCCAAAAGTTAGGAGTAATCCAAAAAAAATAGCACTTTTTCATCTAAATTATAATCTTGGTAGAATTCTAAGTTATATACTACTAGGTGCTATTTTTGGTTTATTTGGAATGCTATTAACTCAAGTCTTACAAATGAGTGTGTTTGATAAGGTTTTGCGAATATTCTCAGGCATGTTGATGGTGATGGTTGGGTTATATATTGGTAATTGGTCATTCAACATTCAAATATTGGAAAAATTTGGCGCTAAATTTTGGGTAAAATTACAGCCATTAACTCAACAGTTTTTACCAATTAAAAATCTTAGAAGTGCATTTTTTATTGGTTTGCTATGGGGAGGGATTCCTTGTGGATTAGTTTATGGAGCACTTAGCTTTTCTATTTTATCTGGCTCGATGTTTGAAGGCAGTTTAATTATGTTGTCATTTGGACTAGGGACGTTGCCAAGCTTGTTGTTAATGTCAGTTTTATCTACTCAGATGAGTTTTTTAATCCAAAAACTTTGGATTCGGCGCTTATCTGGTTTGTTAATTATTATTTTGGGAATTATGGCATTATGGATGCCAATTCAATCTATGATATTTTATGATTATATATGA
- a CDS encoding HlyC/CorC family transporter, with amino-acid sequence MNKEQFSLKSFFLQRLKKRYLHIPLRSSDELLRMLKEAEENYIIDSNSRSIIEGTMQLEKLEVRDVMVPKSKMVMIEHQSTTKELLDIMIKSSHSRFPIINSDKNKIQGVILAKDLLGFLVEKQNFEFNYKQYLRDSLFVPESKTLGALLRDFQQKKSHMAIVMDEYGEIAGLVTLEDVLEQIVGEIEDEHDLEEDNIIDFGEGRFLLKANTPIEEFDEFFKVKLQVENLDTVAGLVIKGFTRLPEQMDEISLQGFNFKILKTDSRRIHLLEVERSMNGNNA; translated from the coding sequence ATGAATAAAGAACAATTTTCACTGAAATCCTTCTTTTTACAAAGACTTAAAAAACGTTATCTGCATATACCACTACGTTCAAGTGATGAACTTTTGAGAATGCTTAAAGAAGCGGAGGAAAATTATATTATTGACTCTAATTCTCGCTCAATTATTGAAGGTACAATGCAGCTTGAAAAGTTAGAAGTTCGTGATGTAATGGTGCCAAAATCCAAGATGGTTATGATTGAGCATCAATCAACCACTAAAGAATTGCTTGATATTATGATTAAATCCTCACACTCTAGATTTCCAATCATTAATAGTGATAAAAATAAAATTCAAGGTGTAATTTTGGCTAAGGATTTGCTTGGGTTTTTGGTAGAAAAGCAGAACTTTGAGTTTAATTATAAGCAATATTTAAGAGACTCTCTATTTGTACCAGAAAGCAAAACCCTTGGTGCATTATTAAGAGATTTTCAACAAAAAAAATCACATATGGCAATTGTGATGGATGAATATGGAGAAATTGCGGGTTTAGTAACGCTAGAAGATGTATTAGAACAAATCGTAGGAGAGATTGAAGATGAACATGATTTGGAAGAAGACAATATTATTGATTTTGGTGAAGGTAGATTTCTGCTTAAGGCCAACACCCCTATTGAAGAATTTGATGAGTTTTTTAAGGTGAAGTTGCAAGTTGAAAATCTTGACACAGTAGCTGGCTTGGTAATTAAAGGATTTACTCGTTTGCCTGAGCAAATGGATGAAATATCGTTACAGGGCTTTAATTTTAAAATTTTAAAAACTGATTCTAGACGTATTCATTTACTTGAAGTGGAACGTTCTATGAACGGTAACAATGCTTAA